The Geomonas ferrireducens genome includes a window with the following:
- a CDS encoding cytochrome ubiquinol oxidase subunit I: MDNLLAARALMGVSLAFHIVYATLGIGLPLMLMLAEGLALKTGDDTWHLLARRWIRPAGVLFAIGAVSGTILSFELGLLWPQFMAFSGPMIGLAFSMEGFAFFTEAIFLALYIYGEERLSRRALFLCTIPLTLASAVSAVFVISANGWMNTPAGFQMIDGAPANVQPMRAFFNQAWLHQAVHGTLAAYVATAFAVAGFYAVALLKGRGGGDGKKALSLSLFVALVAAPLMLVTGDWAAYAVAEHQTAKLAAMEAHFKTSAAAPLIIGGWPDPETGTVSYAIRIPKLLSLLAHHDPDAVVQGLDAFPQGTTPDPRLVHPFFDLMVGSFFVMALALVWYWWARWRKNETEPGRAQLKYLAFAAPFGIIALESGWMVTEFGRQPWVVKGYLRTSQAVTPNDGLLLVFATFLFVYLALTAGIMRLLLQRQQKGTGGEVSHD; the protein is encoded by the coding sequence ATGGACAACCTGCTTGCTGCTCGCGCCCTTATGGGCGTTTCGCTCGCCTTCCACATCGTCTACGCAACACTTGGGATCGGCCTGCCGCTTATGCTCATGCTGGCAGAGGGGCTGGCGCTTAAAACCGGCGACGATACGTGGCATCTCCTCGCCAGACGCTGGATCAGACCCGCCGGGGTGCTCTTCGCCATCGGCGCGGTTTCCGGAACCATCCTCTCCTTCGAACTCGGGCTTCTCTGGCCGCAGTTCATGGCTTTCAGCGGACCGATGATCGGGCTGGCGTTTTCCATGGAGGGGTTCGCATTTTTCACCGAGGCGATCTTTCTCGCCCTGTATATCTACGGAGAAGAGCGGCTTTCCAGGCGCGCGCTGTTTCTTTGCACCATCCCCCTCACACTCGCGTCGGCGGTATCCGCTGTATTCGTCATCAGCGCCAACGGTTGGATGAACACCCCTGCCGGATTCCAGATGATCGACGGCGCTCCCGCGAACGTCCAGCCGATGCGCGCCTTCTTCAACCAGGCATGGCTGCACCAGGCTGTCCATGGCACCCTGGCCGCCTACGTTGCGACCGCCTTTGCCGTTGCCGGCTTTTACGCGGTGGCGCTGTTGAAGGGGAGGGGAGGCGGGGACGGGAAAAAAGCTCTTTCCCTTTCTCTTTTCGTCGCCCTCGTGGCGGCCCCGCTCATGCTGGTAACCGGAGACTGGGCTGCGTACGCCGTAGCGGAGCACCAGACCGCGAAACTCGCGGCCATGGAGGCGCACTTCAAGACCTCTGCCGCCGCCCCGCTCATCATCGGCGGCTGGCCTGATCCTGAAACGGGAACGGTGTCCTATGCGATCAGGATCCCGAAGCTTTTGAGCCTTCTCGCACACCACGATCCCGATGCCGTGGTGCAGGGGCTAGACGCGTTCCCGCAGGGGACGACCCCTGACCCGCGCCTGGTGCACCCGTTTTTCGACCTGATGGTCGGTTCTTTCTTCGTCATGGCGCTCGCCTTGGTCTGGTACTGGTGGGCGCGCTGGAGAAAGAACGAAACGGAGCCCGGACGCGCCCAGCTGAAGTATCTCGCTTTTGCCGCCCCCTTCGGCATCATCGCGCTTGAAAGCGGCTGGATGGTCACCGAATTCGGAAGGCAGCCGTGGGTGGTGAAGGGATACCTGCGCACCTCGCAGGCGGTCACCCCGAACGACGGGCTCTTGCTGGTATTCGCCACCTTCCTCTTCGTCTACCTTGCCCTTACCGCCGGAATCATGAGGCTGTTGCTGCAGCGACAGCAGAAAGGCACGGGTGGGGAGGTGTCTCATGACTGA
- a CDS encoding homocysteine S-methyltransferase family protein translates to MNTIDTILSRYPFILGEGAVIERLRRMKGLELDPFVVNSAFIYHEENRRALEGICREYLDIGCQAGLPLLMSTPTWRASKGRIAAAGLEGTDLNGDNAAFLEGLRQSYQEYADKILICGLMSCKGDAYRPAEALPVNQAAEYHAWQAEKLAATKVDFLLAATLPALSEATGLALALAATGKPYIVSFVVRPTGTLLDGTPLKEAIAAIDAAADPKPLAFMINCTHVTFARAALLHETNSSAGVRRRMIGLLANTAALSPEDLDNSTALVEEAPEAFGASVAAMGTELGLKILGGCCGTDGRHLAALAARLQSRPHPDI, encoded by the coding sequence ATGAATACCATCGACACCATTCTTAGCCGATACCCGTTCATTCTTGGTGAAGGGGCCGTAATCGAGCGCCTGCGCCGCATGAAGGGGCTTGAGCTTGATCCCTTTGTCGTCAATTCGGCTTTCATCTACCACGAAGAAAATCGAAGGGCGCTGGAGGGGATCTGCCGGGAGTACCTCGACATCGGCTGCCAGGCCGGACTGCCTCTCCTCATGTCTACTCCGACATGGCGGGCGAGCAAGGGACGTATTGCCGCGGCAGGCCTCGAGGGCACAGACCTGAATGGCGACAACGCCGCCTTTCTGGAAGGCTTGAGACAGAGCTACCAGGAATACGCCGACAAGATCCTCATCTGCGGGTTGATGAGTTGTAAAGGTGACGCCTACCGACCAGCCGAGGCCCTCCCGGTTAACCAGGCGGCGGAATATCATGCGTGGCAGGCGGAAAAGCTCGCGGCGACGAAGGTGGACTTTCTCTTGGCGGCCACGCTGCCGGCTCTGAGCGAAGCAACTGGCCTTGCCTTGGCCTTGGCGGCAACGGGAAAACCTTATATCGTAAGTTTCGTGGTCCGACCGACCGGTACCCTCCTTGATGGAACGCCGCTTAAGGAGGCCATCGCGGCAATCGACGCCGCAGCCGATCCCAAGCCGCTCGCGTTCATGATCAATTGCACCCATGTCACCTTTGCCAGAGCTGCGTTACTCCATGAAACCAATTCTTCTGCAGGAGTTCGCCGGCGCATGATCGGTCTTCTCGCAAATACCGCGGCTCTCAGTCCCGAAGACTTGGACAATAGCACTGCTCTCGTGGAGGAGGCCCCAGAGGCATTTGGGGCATCGGTGGCCGCAATGGGCACGGAACTCGGCCTCAAAATACTTGGCGGATGCTGCGGCACCGATGGGCGCCACCTGGCAGCCCTAGCAGCACGCCTGCAGTCTCGTCCTCATCCTGATATCTAA
- the yjjJ gene encoding type II toxin-antitoxin system HipA family toxin YjjJ, with protein sequence MSRSRGDNEARLLAYLAAGVRTSEDIQERLDLSQPSVSRLISRLSESVVVIGNARTRRYTLRRDLRGLGGDFPVFRVDQDGNAYSIGVLSTIGHDEYLWQTKGEGAVQYKSLPWFLSDLRPDGFTGRAFVRRLSDALSLPPRIFDWNDDHVLVALSCRGEDLMGDLIVGRESLDRYFGLSHERFALLKQDELQTAYPIMAKNAMEGQPVGSSAGGEQPKFTVMVERKGEIQHLLVKFSPPVHSLEGRRWADLLVCEHIALEILKEIGISAVETSLVEAADRVFLEVTRFDRVGRSGRLPMISLRAIDNEFYGRQDNWIAAADRMEADKRLTREDARNLRWLWVFGDLIANTDKHFGNVSLVPVGGVRFTLRPAYDMLPMFYRPMDGTAPERIFKPPMFSMPASGVWDDALSAAITFWERVAVDKRISDRFRQICRDNLENVRNLQNSPKLLA encoded by the coding sequence ATGTCCCGCTCCCGGGGTGACAACGAAGCTCGACTCCTGGCGTATCTCGCTGCCGGCGTTCGTACTTCTGAAGATATTCAAGAACGGCTCGATTTAAGCCAGCCTTCGGTCTCGCGCCTCATCTCCCGCTTGTCCGAGAGCGTCGTCGTTATTGGTAACGCACGTACAAGGCGCTATACGCTTCGACGTGATCTCAGAGGGCTTGGAGGGGATTTCCCGGTCTTTCGCGTTGACCAGGATGGGAACGCTTACTCGATTGGGGTGTTGAGCACGATAGGCCACGATGAGTACCTGTGGCAGACAAAAGGTGAGGGGGCTGTTCAATACAAGAGCCTTCCATGGTTTCTTTCCGATCTGCGCCCGGACGGCTTTACGGGACGCGCGTTTGTTAGACGACTATCTGATGCTCTTTCTCTACCACCCAGAATCTTTGATTGGAACGATGATCACGTGCTTGTGGCACTATCGTGCCGTGGCGAAGACTTGATGGGCGACTTGATCGTAGGTCGGGAATCCCTCGATCGGTATTTCGGTCTCTCGCATGAGAGGTTTGCTTTGCTTAAGCAGGACGAACTCCAAACAGCCTATCCAATAATGGCGAAGAACGCTATGGAGGGGCAACCTGTCGGATCTTCTGCTGGGGGTGAACAGCCTAAATTTACCGTGATGGTTGAGAGAAAAGGGGAGATCCAGCATCTACTGGTCAAGTTTTCCCCGCCTGTTCATTCCCTTGAGGGACGCCGATGGGCCGACCTTCTTGTTTGTGAACATATCGCCCTTGAGATCCTAAAGGAAATTGGGATATCTGCCGTTGAGACTTCGCTTGTTGAAGCTGCCGATAGGGTGTTCCTTGAGGTGACGCGTTTCGACAGGGTGGGGCGGTCAGGCCGACTGCCGATGATTTCTCTTAGAGCTATCGATAATGAGTTCTACGGACGGCAAGACAACTGGATTGCGGCTGCGGACAGAATGGAAGCGGATAAGCGGCTCACCCGAGAGGACGCGAGGAACCTCCGATGGCTATGGGTATTCGGCGACCTGATAGCCAATACGGACAAGCATTTTGGCAATGTCTCTCTCGTTCCCGTTGGCGGTGTGCGTTTTACTCTCAGGCCTGCCTACGACATGCTTCCTATGTTCTACCGCCCCATGGATGGGACAGCGCCGGAGCGTATCTTCAAGCCACCCATGTTCTCGATGCCGGCATCTGGTGTATGGGATGACGCTCTAAGCGCGGCGATCACCTTCTGGGAGAGAGTTGCTGTTGATAAAAGAATTTCGGACCGGTTCAGACAAATCTGTCGAGACAATCTCGAGAACGTCAGAAACCTCCAAAACAGTCCGAAGCTACTGGCGTAA